TATCCCTGGGAGGTGGGCCACGAAGGGCCGAATTCAAAAACCGCAGCAGCTCCGGACGCTGGTCCGGCTGAACATGGCTGAGCAGGCGCTTGGTGGTGGGAGCAACGGGGGTGGTATACCCGAGTAGGCGAAAGATGGACGTGGACCAGCGATGGGCCTGGGTGAGGCTTGTGATCTTCAGGTTGCCGATGAACTGGAGCGTGATCGGAAGGGTTTGGAGGCGAGCTTCGTCTTGCGGTGGCTGAAATGACGGTTTTGCGGCTGGGGCTGCCAGAGACCGGGGAAAGAAGAACAGGTGAAAGGGCTCCGTGTGCAGGGCATGGGAAATTTTTTCGATGCTTTGAAATGAGGGAGAGACCTGACCCAGCTCAATGCGGCTGAGGTACTGCTCGCAGATTTCCGCGGCCTGAGCCAGCTCCCTTTGTTTGAGCAGGTTGATCCTGCGCAGATATTTGATCCGCTCTCCGAAGAGCTGGGCGAGCATCCGGCACTCCTTATGTATCTGATGAGCCATACATACAGGATTGCCGGAATAAGGGAACAACCTCAGAGGTTGAATTTATGACGTTTTCGTTTAACCTGCTGGCATGTTGTGTAATACTTCGTTCGGTGTGCCGATTGTGGATCAGAATATGCCTTGGAGCGCATAAAATACCACTACGGCGGACCGGCCCGTGGTTGCCTGGGCTATCACGCAAGAACGATCTGGCGATCAGCAGGAGAAGATCAGCGTCCGATCGGAGGTGTCCTGAATGCGGAAGTCGGCGGCTTCGATTTCTTGGCGCAGGGCGTCGGCTGTGGCGAAGTCCTTGTCGCGTCGGGCGGTTTCGCGTCGGGCGCAGAGGTCTCGGACGTGGTCCGGTAGGTCGGATGGGCGGAGGGGAACTTCGGTCCAATCCACTAGGCCCAGGACTGCGTCCAGGTACCGGAAGAGATCGACGCAGGCCGCGGCTTCCTGGGTGGAGAGGCGGTTCTGGTTGATCGTGGCGTTGATTTCCCTGGTGCATTGGAACAGGGCAGGCCAAAAGGCGGGCAGGTTGAGGTCGTTTTCCAGGCAGTCCGTGAGAGCCTGTTTGACGTTGAACAGGGACTGACCAATGTTTTGGCCGATATTCTGGCCGATGTTCGTCGCGGGCTTCTTCGGTTCGGTATCCGGGGCGAGAGTGTGCAGCCTTGCCAGGGTCTGCTGAATGCGTCTCCAGTTTTTGAGCCACATTTCCAGGCTTTCGGCGGAGCATTGCAACGCGCCATGGTAGGAGCCGGAGAGCAGCCAGAAGCGCAGGGCGAGCGGGGGGATGTCCGTGACCGGCAGGGACGACAGGGAACAAGAGGTCTCCGCATCGGCGCATGTGGCGGACTGGGCCGTGATCCAGGCCTGGGGCTGGGTGTTGCCCACAGCGCGCCAGATGGAGCAAAGGTTTTCCAGGTGTGGAAAGCGATGGTCGTCGTCTCCGAGGACCAGGGTCAGTTCCTGGGACTGGCCCTGGGACTGGCCGTGCATCACCACACCGGCCATTTGCAGGTACCAACTGGGACGGACGTTGCCCCACTCGGTCTGGAGGAAGAAGCCGTCCTTGAGATCCGCCAGGGAGGTGCGCTTGAGCAGGGTGAAGTCCCGGGGATTGTCCTTGACGTAGCCGTCCAGGTCCACGGTGGAGCCGGAGCGCAGTTTTTCCGGGTCTACCCCGAGTAGATCCCCGTAGTGCTTGTCCCGGCGCACGTCGAAGTACACCGAGCGCAGCTTCTCGTACCCGAGACCCTTGCTGAGCAGCTTGCGGCAGGCCTGGAGCAGTTCCGGGGCGCACTGGCCCGCGGAGACGAAACGGACCTGGGAGGACACGCCCAGCCGTGCGGCAAGCTCCCGAATCGTGGAAAGGGCTTGCTTTCCGGACACTTCCAGGCTCATGCCTCCGGCACGGGCCGCGGCCACGGCCCGGTCGTCCAGATCGGCCACGCCCACCAGCACTTCGGCCCGGGTACGGTTCCGGGGGTCTTTCTGATTGAGAAACCTGGCCGCCACGTCCAAGAGAACGATGCGACGCCATGCTCCGAATCCGGTGATGTCGTCCAGGCTGGGGCCGGGGGTGAACAGGCGCATGGCGGACTTGCCGGGCCGTAACGCCGTCAACTTGCGTCGGCGCAAATCCCGGACCTGAACGCCCTGCTCCTGGGGCGGGGCGAAAAGCGGGGTGCTCAGGTAGCGGATGCCGCCGTCCGGAAAGATGACCACCACCAGGGGGGGCGGGTCCGACGGATGCTTCACGATCTGCTGGTCCAGTTCGCGGGCCAGTTGGAGCGCTCCGCTGAGCGCGGCCCCGGAACTCATGCCCGCGAAAATTCCTTCCTGATTGGCCAGCTTGCGGCACAGGTCAAAGGCGGTCTCGTCTTCCACGTTCAGAATCCGGTCCGGAGCGTGCTTGTCGTAGATGCCCGGCGGATAGGATTCCTGCATGTTTTTCAGGCCCTGGATCTTGTGTCCGGCAAAGGGCTCCACGGCAACGACCGTGATATCCGGGTTGAGTTCCTTCAGCCGTTTCGTCAATCCCATCACGGTCCCAGACGTTCCCAGGGTGGCCACCACGTGGGTCGCCCGACCTTCTGTCTGGTCCCAGATTTCCTGGGCCGTGGTCCGGTAGTGGGCCGCGATGCTTGCCGGATTGTTGAACTGGTCCATGAGCACGTAGCGTTCCGGCTCCTCGCGGTGCAGCCGATAGGCTTCCTCGATGGCCCCGTCCGTGCTCAGATGGCCCGGTGTGAGGTGGATGGTCGCCCCGTAGGCCAGCATGATCCGTCTGCGCTCCTCCGAGGCGGACTCGGGCATGAGCAGCATCAGCTTGTATCCCTTGACCGCGCAGACCATGGCCAGGCCAATGCCGGTATTCCCGGAGGTGGCTTCGATGATCACCTTGTCCGGGGTCAGAAGCCCGGATGCTTCGGCCTGTTCGATCATGGCCAGGGCCACCCGGTCCTTGATGGAACCGCCGGGATTGAACTCTTCGATCTTGGCGGCGATCCGGACTCCGGGAAAGGGGTTCAGCTTGCGCAAGGCCACCAGCGGGGTCTTGCCGATGAGCGAGAGAACATGGTCGTGAATCATGGTGATCCGATGAGGCGATGGAGAGCGGTTCGGCGAATAGTGCGATTATCAGAGGTAGTCCTGGTCAATGGCGGCTTTGCCGTCCGCGTTGACCAGTTTCAGAAAGCGGGTCATCCGCTCGTCCACGGGAACGATGGGAAATTGATTCTTGCATACGTCGCATTGCGCCAGGGAGGCCTGGGTGGGGGAGGACAGGGGTAGTTCGCGTCCGCAAAACGGGCACGGATAGAGATAAATGATTTCCATGCGCGCTGGCTTGACCGGCAACAGGGCTTTTTGTCTGGCATTCATGGCTTGTCCGAGGGCGGTTCGGGGTTCGGGTCGTCGAGCAGGGAACGGGCCCGGGACCAGAGGCCGTCCAGGTTGTAGAATTCCCGACTTTCTTCCTGGAAGATATGCACCAGAACGTCGTTGCCGTCCACGAGAATCCATCGTCCTTCGGTGTAGCCTTCCATGCCCAGATAGCCGATGCCTTGCTCGGCATAGCGTTCCAGGAGCCAGTCAGCCAGGGCTTGGGCGTGTCGGGCGCTTTGCGCTGAACAGATGACCATCACGTCGGCCACGGCGGAAAACGGGGTGACGTCCAGGACGGAGATGTCCCGGGCCTTTTTTTCTTCCAGCCACCCGGCCACGGCCAGGGCTTGGCCTTGGGTTGCTTCGGTCAGGTCGCCGGGTATTTCGCGGGGTGTCGCGGCCAGGGTTTGTTCTTTTGTCGCGGGACGTGTTTTCATGGGTGCGGCTTTGGGGAATTTTTCGGTTTCGCGTGGTGTTGGGGAGGCGAGTCGGTTATCGAGGATTCGCGAAAAAAAACGGGCAATCCCCCGACTTCTGAGGAGGATTGCCCGGGAGTTTTGATTTCAGGGTGATCGGTCGGAGTCAATGGTAACTCTTGGGAGGAATTCTTAGGATTCTTTCGCGGTTTCCTTGGATTCCGTCGTCTCCTTTTGCTTCGCCGAGACCTCGATTTCCTCTGGCTCGGTGGTCGCCTTCTTGAAATTCTTGATGGCCCGGCCCATGCCGGAGCCGATTTCCGGGAGCTTATTGGCTCCAAAGATGATCAAGATGATCACCAGCACCACAATGAGTTCTGTCATGCCTATTCCAAACATGCGATTTCCTCCTTGAGAAACATGGATGATCCCTACTCCGCCTTGGCCGCGAGGTCAATGATTCCGACCGGGAAAATCATGCTTGGCCATCCGAGCGCGTTGTGGTAATTTGAACTCTTTCCTTGCAAAAATGCCAGCTCGCGCCCGACATGAGTCTGGCTTGGGCTTGGGCTTGGCTTGGCCTTTTGGCTTGTATTTGGTCCGTCATGTTGCCCGCATCCCCCAAGATTCTTCACTTTCCGGCTCGGTCGTGCCGCTTCTCCGTCCGGGACCGCTGCCTCAAGGCCTGGGCATGGCATCCCCTGGGTTCCGACCGTATGCAATGCCGGGTGGTTTCCATCTGGGAAGACGCCCATGACCGGGTCGTGGAGCAGGCCGACCATTTGGCCTTGTCCATGGCGGACGCTGACGGGTTGCTCGCGGAAGTCGTCGCCTGTCGGCTCCAACCGGGCCTGCTTTGTCACACGCACCGGCCGGCGGGGACGAACGCGGATTTGGATTGCATCTTTTTGCATGGACATTTATGTATGCGGGAGATGCCGCTTTGCACCGGTTCGTGTCCGAGTTACGCAACGCGTCCCGCCAGATCGTCCGAACAACCGGAGTCCGTTTGAACATGCCCCACATCCAAGAGGGTTCGCCCGAGCCTCTTGATCACGCCCCCGGCGTCGCCGCGCCGTCGACTCAATCCGATCAGCCTCACGAAACCAGTCAGCCGTTGATGCTCGCCGTTCCGTGGCTCCACCCTGAGATGGAGCCGGCTACGCTCCCGGCCGAGGCGCGTTTTTTCGACCCCGGCGTCGGCCCAGCGAGTCTCCCGGTGGGTACTCCGGGCGGCTGGCGCCCGGCCGGCGCACCGCTTTCCGAGGCCATGGCTTCGGCGTTTCTGCGCGAGTCCGCCGCGTTTGCCCGGGAGCATGGTGGAAGCCGGGGCGCACTGAACGTCAATGCCCTGGCCAGCAATGATTTTTATTCCGGATCGGCCCTTTCCATTCAATCCGAATTGACCGGAGGGGCGCGACGTCGAGACGACCCGGCGGTGCGGTGTCAGCAGCTTTTGCTGCTGGCTTGGCAGGTGGAAGAACAGACACTGGAGCTTCGGAGTTTGGGTCGGCATATTCAGGCCGGGTTACGGGATTTGGACGCGGTGTTGGGTGTGGACGACACGGACGAGATCAAGGTTCTTTCCGGAGAGCGCTTCTCGTTGGTTCCCGAGGACCGGGAGTCGATCCTGCCCTGGCGGTTGGTGCTGGAGGCCATGCTCTTTTTTGTTCCGCAAGGGACGCTGCTGACGACGTCGCACCAGGAGATCATCGAAACTCTGGCCAACGAGCCGGATTGCTCCCTCGCCGATTTTCCCGGAAACGAGTCGGGCGATCTCGAAGGTTTGCTCTCCAGCGTTCAGGCCGAGGTGGCCAGGACCGTTCACGCACCCGGCTGGAGGCTGGTCGGTGCGACGCGCTGTCCGACGGATAAACCATGGCTGGAGCGGGAACACTTTTTGATCTGTCTTGGCCCTGATGTTTCCGGAACCCAAGAACGTTCAGGGGCAAGCCCAAGAGTAAACCCAGGAGCAAATCCGAAATGAGGATCGGTCCAAGCCAAGTTGTCGACCCTCGGCTCAAGGGCATCGTCCTGGATTGCGACGGCGTGATCCTGGATTCCTTCCAGGCCAATACGGTGTTCTACAACTCGTTGCGGCGCGGGGTGGGGCTTCCGGCCATGAATCTCGAGGAAGCGACGTTCGTGCATAGCCATTCGGTTCACGAGTCCCTGCGTCGGATCATTCCCGCCGACCGCTGGAACGAACTGGAAGCCGTCAAAAAGAAGATCCGGTACACGGACCTGATGCCCTATCTCCAGTTGGAGCCGGGTCTGGAGCGGTTCCTGCGGACGGCCCGCTCCAAGGGGTTGCGCTTGGCCATCTGCACCAACCGGACCGACACCATGGGGGCGATTTTGGATCATTATCACCTGGCCGGCTTCTTTCATCCCGTGGAGACGGCGGCAACGGTGACGTTCCCCAAGCCGCACCCGGAGGGATTGAACAAGATTCTCGGCAAGTGGGGGCTGCGTCGCTCGGAAATCGCCTTCATCGGCGACTCCGCGGTGGACGAACAGACCGCGGCTTCGGCCAGTGTCCGCTTTTGGGCCTACAAGAACGAACGGTTGCGTGGCGACATCCTGATTCCGAACTTCGACATGCTCAGCCGGTGGCTCCACAAACGCGGCTGAGCCAACCGAAACAAGCCAGAACCTCAAGGAGGTCGAATGGGTCTCACGGCCAACTTTATTTTCGCGGTGGCGTTCGTCCTGAACTCGGTCCTGACCGTCTATTTCTGGATCGTGATCATTTCCGCCCTGATGTCCTGGATCAACCCCGATCCATACAATCCAATCGTCCGCGCTCTGCGCTCGCTCACCGAGCCGGTCTTTCAAAAGATCAGGAGCGTGATACCGTTCGTCATGGTCGGCGGTCTGGACCTCTCACCCATCGCTGTGCTGTTGGGGATCAAGTTCTTGCAAATTTTCCTGGTACAGTCCCTGTATCAGTTCGCCGCTGGATTCTAGCCGTCGTGACCAAGGCCGTGGAAAGGATTCTTCGCGGCGACGGACAGGGGTGGTTACTGCCCGTATGGGTTCAGCCCGGAGCCAAACGGGATCAGGTGTCCGGGATCGTCGACGGGCGGCTGAAGCTGCGGATCGCCGCTCCGGCGGTGGACAACAAGGCTAATACGGCCCTGACCGCGTATGTTGCCGGACAGTTGGGGCTGCGTCGGAATCAGGTGGCGTTGGTCGCCGGGACCATCGGCAGGAAAAAAACGTTGCGCATTGTCGCGGAACAGGAACCCGACTGGGAGCGCTTGGCTCCCGCGGGCATGTAGCAACATGTACGAACAACCAAGGAGTAATGCCCATGGAACAGCATGAAATGGAACTCATTACCCGACTGGTGCCGGAAAACCCGGAGCTCGCCGAACTGTGGAACGATCACCAAGAATATGAGAAGCAGCTGGCCAGGTTTGAGGGCAAGCCCTACCTTTCACCGTCGGAGGATGCCGAACTGAAGCTTTTAAAGAAGACGAAATTGGCCGGCAAGACAAAAATCCAGGTCATCCTGGACAAGCATCGAAAATCGGAGGCGTAATCATGGAACGGACGGGGGCGCAAATCCTTCTGGAGTGTCTGCTCCAGGAGGGTGTGGAGTCGATCTTCGGGTTTCCAGGTGGCGCGGTCATCGATATCTACCACCACCTACCGGACTACCCAGCGTTGCGGCATTTTTTGGTCCGCCACGAACAGGGGGCCATTCATGCCGCGGACGGGTACGCCAGGGCCACGGGTCGGGTCGGGGTCTGCCTGGTCACCAGTGGTCCGGGCGCGACCAACACGGTCACCGGCATCGCCACCGCCTACATGGACTCCATCCCCGTCGTGATCATCACCGGCCAGGTCCCCACGCCCTTGATCGGCAACGACGCCTTTCAGGAGGTGGACATCGTCGGCATCTCAAGACCGTGCGTGAAGCACAACTATCTGGTCAAGGATGTGAAGGACCTGGCCTGGATCATCAAGCAGGCTTTCTATTTGGCCCGCACCGGGAGGCCCGGACCGGTGCTGGTGGATCTGCCCAAGGACGTGCTCCAGGCCAAGACCGTTTTCGAATATCCTGAATCCATATCCATGCGCAGCTATAATCCCAACCTCGCGCCCAACCGCCGTCAGGTGCGCAAGGTCACGGAACTGCTGCGGCGAAGCAGACGGCCTCTGGTTTATTCCGGGGGGGGGGTGATTTCCTCGGACGCCGCTGAGGAATTGACGTGGCTGTGCCGGACCCTGCGCATCCCGGTGACCTCCACGTTGATGGGCTTGGGCGCGTTTCCCGGTGACGATCCGCTCTGGCTGGGCATGCTGGGTATGCACGGGACCTACGCCGCGAACATGGCCGTGGGGCACACGGACTTGCTTCTGGCCGTGGGGGCGCGCTTCGACGACCGGGTGACCGGAAAAATCAGTTCCTTCGCCCCGTCGGCCCAAGTGGTGCATATCGACGTGGACCCTACCTCGATTCGTAAGAACGTCAACGTGGACGTGCCCATCGTGGCCGACTGTCGTCAAGCCCTGCGTGGGATTCGCGAGGAACTGGAAATCTGCTCGGATCTGCCCGACTGGAGCGAGGCGCACCAGTCCTGGCTGGAGCAGGTCAGCGAATGGCAACGTGACCACCCCCTACGGTATACGTTCAGCGAAGAACCGATCAAGCCGCAATTCGTGGTGGAAAAGATATACGAACTGACCAAGGGCGAGGCGATCATCACCACGGAAGTGGGACAGAACCAGATGTGGGCGGCCCAATTTTCCAAGTTCCACCGTCCTCGAACCTTTCTGACCTCCGGCGGATTGGGGACCATGGGCTACGGCTTTCCCGCGGCCATCGGTGCTCAGGTGGCCTTTCCGGACAAGCTGGTGATCGACATCGCTGGCGACGGGTCCATTCAGATGAACATCCAGGAAATGGCCACCGCGGTGAGCTACAACATCCCGGTGAAGATCGTGATTTTGAACAACGGCTACCTGGGGATGGTCCGGCAGTGGCAGGAGCTGTTCTACGCCAAGAACTACTGCGCCACCTGCATGCATCTCAATCCGGACTTCGTGAAACTGGCCGAGGCCTACGGCGCGGCCGGGTTCCGAGTGACCAAGGCCGCGGATGTGGAACGGGTGCTCAAAGAAGCCTTCGCGGTCCCCGGACCGGCCATCGTGGACGTGGTCGTGGAACCCGAGGAAAACGTTTATCCCATGGTTCCGGCCGGCGCCGCGCTGACCGACATGCTGCTGGTGTAAAGGAGGTCCTCCATGCGTCATGTGCTGTCCGTACTTGTGGAAAATGAACCCGGAGTGCTGTCACGGGTGGTCGGTCTGTTCAGCGGCCGCGGCTTCAATATCGAAACGCTGAATGTCGGTCCGACGTTGGAGGACGGTCTTTCCCTGATGACCATCACCACCTCCGGCGAAGAACAGATCATTGAGCAGATCACCAAGCAGCTGCGCAAGCTGGTGACCGTGGTCAAGGTCGTGGATTTGACCCACTTGCAGTCCGTGGAACGGGAAATGGTGCTGATTAAGGTCAACGCCGAGGACGAACGCCGGGCCGAGGTGTTGCGGATCGCGGACATCTTCCGCTGCAAGGTTGTTGACGTCAGCGGCAATGACCTGACCCTGGAAATCACCGGTGATCAGGGCAAAATCAGAGCCATCGTCAGTCTGTTGCAGCGATTCGGCATCAAGGAGTTTGCCCGCACCGGCACCGTGGCCATGCGCCGCAGCATGCAGGTGGACTGATTTTCTTTAATAATTGTTTCTACTCAGTAGAATCGGATAAGAAGACCTGAATATCGGCTTTCGTCGGCATGACTGACTTTGAAACAGCATGGCACGGTTAGTCATTCCGGCGAAAGTCGGAATCCAGTGCATTTGTATGACCACACGCCGTATGTGCTGAGTTGCTATAAATATTTTTCGGCAAGATACCATTGAGAATCGGCTCAGATCATTCGCGAATTCGAGACCGTCGCTTCGGGGATCGTCTTGTTGTCGCGGGACACAGGTACGAATTATGAACAGGAAAGGAGAAGGAATGCGCGTATATTACGAACAGGACGCCCCATTGGAACCGTTGGTCGACAAAACCGTGGCCATTATCGGATATGGCAGCCAGGGCCATGCCCATGCCCAGAATTTGCGGGATTCCGGCTGCAAAGTGGTCATTGGGCAGCGGTCCGGCGGAGAGAACTGGAGCTTGGCCAAGGAGCACGGCTTCGAGCCCATGAGCGCCGCGGACGCGGCCAAGACCGCCGACGTGATTCAGATTCTGGTCCAGGACCAGTATCAGCCCAAGGTCTACCAGGAGGAAGTTCTGCCGAACCTCACGGCCGGCAAGACCCTGGTTTTCGCCCACGGGTTCAATATCCACTTCAACCAGATCCTGCCTCCTAAGGATGTGGACGTGGTCATGGTCGCTCCCAAGGGGCCGGGACACTTGGTGCGCCGGGAGTATGAGCGTGGCGGCGGCGTGCCGGCCCTGGTGGCCGTGCATCAGGACGCCACCGGCCAGGCCCTGGCCACGGCTTTGGCTTACGCCCGGGGCATCGGATCGACTCGTTCCGGGGTCTTGCAGACCACCTTCCAGGAAGAAACCGAGACCGACCTTTTCGGGGAACAGGCCGTGCTTTGTGGCGGGGTGAGCGCCCTGATCCGGGCTGGCTACGAAACATTGACTGAGGCTGGGTATCAGCCCGAAGTGGCCTATTTTGAATGCATGCACGAGCTGAAGCTGATCGTGGACTTGTTGTACGAGGGCGGATTCAAGAAGATGCACCATTCCATCAGCGACACCGCTGAATACGGCGACCTGACCCGCGGTCCGCGTTTGGTGGACGGACGGGTCAAGCAGGAAATGAAGCGGGTTTTGGAGGAGATTCAGCAAGGCCAATTCGCCAGGGAATGGATACTGGAAAACCAAGCCGGTCGTCCCGCCTTCTACGCGCTGCGTCGCCAGGTGGAGGAGCATCCCATCGAGGAAGTCGGCGAGCGATTGCGGGGCATGATGGCCTGGCTGCAAAAATAGCCCGTTGCGCACAGCGTAAACGGCTTCCGCCGTTATCCATCCATCCGTCCCGCCTTCGCCCTGGTTCGAAGGCGGGACTTTTTTTTCACGCCCTGCCGGTATCAGCCCATGCCCCACGCCTCTCTCTATTCCCAAACGTTCCCCTCCAAGCCTGTTGTCCTGGTCATCGACGATGAACCCGGCCACCGACTGATGATCCGCGCTGTACTGGAGGACGTTGGCTGGATCGTGCTGGAGGCCGCCGACGGCCAGGAAGGCCTGGAGGCCTGTCGCGGGAAGGCACTCTTGGACGCGGTTCTTCTGGACATCCGCCTGCCGGACCGGGACGGCATCACGATCCTTCAGGAGATCAAGTCCCTCCATCCGCGATTGCCCGTGATCATGCTTACGGCCTTCGGCAGCGTCGGTTCCGCAGTGGAGGCCATGAAGCTGGGAGCCTTCGACTACCTGACCAAGCCCGCGGACAACGAAGAACTGAAGGCCGTTCTGCTGAAAGCCCGTGATTATTTGGGGCTGGTCCGGGAGAATCAGGACTTGCGCCGGGCTTTGGGGGAGGAGGATGGGAGCCCCAGGCTGGTGGGCCAGAGCCCGGGCATTCGGCGGGTCGTGGAGCTGATCCATCAGGTCGGGCCCACCGAGGCCACGGTCCTGGTTCTGGGTGAATCCGGCACCGGCAAGGAGCTGGTGGTCAAGGCGATCCATTCGTCCAGCCTGCGCCATGCCGGCCCCTTGGTGGAAATCAATTGCGCGGCCTTGCCCGGCGAACTCCTGGAGAGCGAACTGTTCGGCTACGTCAAGGGCGCTTTCACCGGGGCGGTGAGCAACAAACCGGGTCGGTTTCAACTGGCCGAAAAGGGGACGCTGTTCCTGGACGAAGTGGGAGACATGCCCCTGCTCCTTCAGGCAAAATTGCTGCGAGCGCTCCAAGAGCGCACCGTGGAGCCGTTGGGCGGGACCCAGACCGTCCAGGTTGACGTGCGCATCATTGCCGCGACGCACCAGGATCTGCCCAAACTGGTGTCCTCCGGTGCGTTCCGCGAGGATTTATACTTCCGGTTGAACGTCCTGGAGATCAAGCTGCCCCCGCTTCGAGAACGGCTTGATGACCTGCCTCTGCTGACGCGCCATCTGTTGCATAAATTGTCTCTGAAAAACCACAAACCATTTCGGGGTGTTGGCTCCGGATTTCTGGAGACCCTCACGGCCTACCGCTGGCCCGGAAACGTCCGCGAACTGGAAAACGTTCTGGAACGGGCCCTGATCCTGGCCCGCTCCGACATGTTGACGCCGGATTTGCTGCCGGATCATTTCCGGGAGATTGGCTCTGAGCAGAATCGGTCGGAGAAAGTCGCCGACGAGCCCTCCTTCGACACCGCTGAGCGTCAGGTTTTGGTGGGCGCCCTGGAAGCGCACGGCGGCCACCGGGGCAAGACGGCCCAAGCTCTGGGCGTCAGCCGCAGAACGTTGCAATACAAGCTGCACAAACATGGACTGACGTCACGGTGACCGAAATGGACAGCCCCTCCTCCCCCGCGACCTCGCGACCGACTCCGGCCTGCGATGCTCAGGCATTGTTCAACTCGGTTGTGGAACGGATCTACTTGGCGGACCGCTTTCATGATCTACTGCCGGACATCGAAGGCTCTCTGCTCCAACTCCTGCGTGCTGAACGTTTGACTGTCTATCAGCGTCTGCGCGCCGAGCAGGTGATCGTCTCCAAGTTCAAGAGCGGAGATGAGATCAAGGAGATTCGCGTCCCGCTCTCCCCAACTTCCATTGCCGGATACGTGGCGTTGAACCAAGTTCCTTTGCTGATACGGGACGTTTATGATGCCGATGAGCTGCAACGGATTCATCCCGCCTTGCGCTTCAACATGGCCTTTGATCAGCGGACCGGTTTCCGGAGCCGGACCATGGTGGTGGTTCCCATCACCCATAAATGCGTCGGACTGGGTGTGGTGCAGCTGTTGAATTGCACGGCCGGAACGTCGTTCAGCGAAGTCGATCTGCGTAACGCCTCGAAGCTGGCGACAATTTTGGGGCAAAAATTTTCCTCGGAGTTTCAGGGGACCAACGGCCCCTTCGAGTATCTTGTCCTGAATGGCCGTATATCCAAGGAACGGCTTGACCAGTTGCTACTCCGCGCCGAAGAAGAAGGCGCAGACCTCTGCGCTATGCTGGTCGGCGAGGCCGGACTGCGGCCTGACGAAGTGGGGCACTCCCTGGAACGGTTTTACCAGGTCCCCTTCCATGCCCATGATCCGAACCTGACCCCGGCCCTGGATCTGGTGCGACACGTTCCCGTGGACTATCTGCGCAATCAGAACTGGATCCCCCTGTCCGGGGACGCGGACGAGGTCTTGATTCTGATCGACAACCCGTCGGACATGCAACGGATTACGGAAATCCAAAAGATTGTCCGGTCCGAGAGGTATGTCTTCCGGATTGGGCTGCCCGGAGACATTCACCGCTATCTTGGACATGAGCTCCAGGATAAGGACGAGGCGGACATTTCGGATCTCGTCGTTCGACTGGAGGAGGAGGGGGGAGCCTGTGAACTGGCCGAACTGGCAGACGACGGCCTGAGCGAAAATACGGCCACGGTGATTCAGTTGGTCAACAAACTGATTCTGGAGGCCTATCGCCAGAACGCCTCGGACATCCATGTCGAGCCGGAAAAGGACGCCGCTCCGGCCATGGTCCGTTTTCGGGTGGACGGTTTGTGCCGCCCCGCTCTCCGGATACCGGCCAGCCATATCCGGGCGGTCATCGCCCGGATCAAGGTCATGTCCGGGCTGGACATCTCCGAACGTCGCAAGCCTCA
This genomic window from Desulfonatronum sp. SC1 contains:
- a CDS encoding sigma-54 dependent transcriptional regulator — protein: MPHASLYSQTFPSKPVVLVIDDEPGHRLMIRAVLEDVGWIVLEAADGQEGLEACRGKALLDAVLLDIRLPDRDGITILQEIKSLHPRLPVIMLTAFGSVGSAVEAMKLGAFDYLTKPADNEELKAVLLKARDYLGLVRENQDLRRALGEEDGSPRLVGQSPGIRRVVELIHQVGPTEATVLVLGESGTGKELVVKAIHSSSLRHAGPLVEINCAALPGELLESELFGYVKGAFTGAVSNKPGRFQLAEKGTLFLDEVGDMPLLLQAKLLRALQERTVEPLGGTQTVQVDVRIIAATHQDLPKLVSSGAFREDLYFRLNVLEIKLPPLRERLDDLPLLTRHLLHKLSLKNHKPFRGVGSGFLETLTAYRWPGNVRELENVLERALILARSDMLTPDLLPDHFREIGSEQNRSEKVADEPSFDTAERQVLVGALEAHGGHRGKTAQALGVSRRTLQYKLHKHGLTSR
- the ilvC gene encoding ketol-acid reductoisomerase produces the protein MRVYYEQDAPLEPLVDKTVAIIGYGSQGHAHAQNLRDSGCKVVIGQRSGGENWSLAKEHGFEPMSAADAAKTADVIQILVQDQYQPKVYQEEVLPNLTAGKTLVFAHGFNIHFNQILPPKDVDVVMVAPKGPGHLVRREYERGGGVPALVAVHQDATGQALATALAYARGIGSTRSGVLQTTFQEETETDLFGEQAVLCGGVSALIRAGYETLTEAGYQPEVAYFECMHELKLIVDLLYEGGFKKMHHSISDTAEYGDLTRGPRLVDGRVKQEMKRVLEEIQQGQFAREWILENQAGRPAFYALRRQVEEHPIEEVGERLRGMMAWLQK
- the ilvN gene encoding acetolactate synthase small subunit — encoded protein: MRHVLSVLVENEPGVLSRVVGLFSGRGFNIETLNVGPTLEDGLSLMTITTSGEEQIIEQITKQLRKLVTVVKVVDLTHLQSVEREMVLIKVNAEDERRAEVLRIADIFRCKVVDVSGNDLTLEITGDQGKIRAIVSLLQRFGIKEFARTGTVAMRRSMQVD
- a CDS encoding GspE/PulE family protein, whose amino-acid sequence is MDSPSSPATSRPTPACDAQALFNSVVERIYLADRFHDLLPDIEGSLLQLLRAERLTVYQRLRAEQVIVSKFKSGDEIKEIRVPLSPTSIAGYVALNQVPLLIRDVYDADELQRIHPALRFNMAFDQRTGFRSRTMVVVPITHKCVGLGVVQLLNCTAGTSFSEVDLRNASKLATILGQKFSSEFQGTNGPFEYLVLNGRISKERLDQLLLRAEEEGADLCAMLVGEAGLRPDEVGHSLERFYQVPFHAHDPNLTPALDLVRHVPVDYLRNQNWIPLSGDADEVLILIDNPSDMQRITEIQKIVRSERYVFRIGLPGDIHRYLGHELQDKDEADISDLVVRLEEEGGACELAELADDGLSENTATVIQLVNKLILEAYRQNASDIHVEPEKDAAPAMVRFRVDGLCRPALRIPASHIRAVIARIKVMSGLDISERRKPQDGKCMVRLARTPLELRVVTMPTVNGESAVLRLLAASQALPLGRLALSPWNMDRTFELISRPHGIFLVVGPTGSGKTTTLHAVLGHINKPDRKIWTAEDPVEITQPGLQQLQVQPKIGVTFASALRSFLRADPDVIMIGEMRDAETAQAGVEASLTGHLVFSTLHTNSAPETLVRLLDLDIDPISFSDALLGVLAQRLLRTLCEKCKIPYTPSSEEVEAMVHHYGEEYAEELGFTDDPPTLHQAAGCSVCGNSGYKGRIGIHELLVGTPEIRALLAGKAGAAELRRLAMAQGMRSLMQDGIQKVLRGWSDFDQVRRIAV